In Mobula birostris isolate sMobBir1 chromosome 15, sMobBir1.hap1, whole genome shotgun sequence, the following proteins share a genomic window:
- the setd6 gene encoding N-lysine methyltransferase setd6, giving the protein MASAAKRPKVECALGQGTEEALSQFLTWCRQSGLELSPKVHLSKDGTVEDYGLVANEDIEEGELLFSVPRAALLSQHTTAIHDLLKREEAALESRSGWVPLLLAMMFEITSSKSHWRPYFSLWPGFSTLHHPMFWSEEERNMLLLGTGVALAVEKDLMNIEEEYNSIVLPFMKCHPDIFDPHVHTLELYKKLVAFVMAYSFQEPSEEDDDEDETPNPPMMVPMADMLNHIANHNANLEFTPECLKMVSIKKISGGEEIFNTYGQLANWQLLHMYGFTEPYPSNTHEALDIRMRTVYEAALQATKTEEERRLLAEKWEFLTELEIVIEEGDFVIGQDGVLTEEELYSTLKVLSMSVEEFEEYKANDGWEEEEEDDITGLTNSAIPSLKSAWKQLLHNTVRMRLKSYSSSLKEEEAMLADVEKYHQLSKRERDSLQVRYAQKMILHRLLQLTE; this is encoded by the exons ATGGCGTCCGCGGCAAAGAGGCCGAAG GTGGAGTGTGCACTGGGCCAAGGTACTGAAGAAGCCCTGAGCCAGTTTCTGACCTGGTGCAGGCAGTCAGGGCTGGAGCTCAGCCCCAAG GTACACTTGAGTAAGGATGGCACtgtggaggattatgggctggtGGCAAACGAAGACATTGAAGAAGGAGAACTGTTATTTTCTGTCCCCAGGGCAGCACTACTCAGTCAGCATACCACAGCAATCCATGACTTACTAAAGAGAG AAGAGGCAGCGCTGGAGAGCCGGTCGGGCTGGGTGCCACTGCTGCTTGCCATGATGTTCGAGATCACAAGCAGCAAGTCCCACTGGAGGCCTTATTTCTCTCTCTGGCCTGGCTTCAGCACCCTGCACCACCCCATGTTTTG GTCTGAGGAGGAGAGGAATATGCTTCTGCTCGGCACAGGCGTGGCACTGGCAGTCGAGAAAGATTTGATGAACATTGAAGAAGAGTACAACAGCATAGTGCTGCCTTTTATGAAATGTCACCCTGACATCTTCGACCCACATGTACACACCCTGGAGCTTTACAAGAAGCTGGTGGCATTTGTTATGGCTTACAG TTTCCAGGAGCCCTCTGAAGAAGATGATGATGAAGACGaaactccaaatcctcccatgatggtTCCTATGGCTGACATGTTGAACCACATAGCCAACCACAATGCTAACTTGGAATTTACACCG GAGTGTTTGAAAATGGTCTCTATCAAGAAGATCAGTGGAGGTGAAGAGATATTTAACACATACGGCCAGCTTGCCAACTGGCAGCTCCTGCACATGTATGGATTTACCGAACCctatcccagcaacacacatgaaGCCCTGGACATCCGAATGCGGACTGTGTACGAGGCTGCCTTGCAAG CTACAAAGACAGAAGAGGAGAGAAGGTTGCTGGCTGAAAAGTGGGAATTCTTGACCGAGTTGGAAATAGTCATAGAAGAAGGGGATTTTGTTATCGGGCAGGATGGAGTCCTAACAGAGGAGGAACTTTACAGTACCCTTAAG GTTTTGAGTATGTCAGTGGAAGAATTTGAAGAATACAAAGCGAATGATGGgtgggaggaggaagaggaagatgaTATTACCGGTCTTACCAATTCTGCGATCCCCAGCTTGAAGTCTGCCTGGAAGCAACTTCTACACAACACTGTGAGAATGAGGCTAAAATCTTACAGCTCCAGCTTAAAGGAGGAGGAAGCCATGTTGGCTGACGTGGAGAAATACCATCAGCTTAGTAAACGGGAACGCGATTCTCTGCAGGTCCGATACGCACAGAAAATGATTTTGCATCGGTTGCTACAGCTCACGGAGTAA